The Balaenoptera acutorostrata chromosome 2, mBalAcu1.1, whole genome shotgun sequence genomic sequence CCCTACAACCAGGGAGCCCGGCTGACGGCCTTTGAGTTCGTCTACGAGCAGATCCCCGCCACCCTCATCGCCGACAGCATGGCGGCAGCCGCCATGGCCCACTATGGAGTGTCAGGTCAGCAGGTGGGGGGCGCCAGCGGGCAGGGCTCCAGGCATCCAGGGCCCGGTGGTGACTCCCGGCATCTCATTCCCCAGCTGTCGTCGTGGGAGCCGACCGCGTGGTTGCCAATGGCGACACGGCCAACAAGGTGGGCACCTACCAGCTAGCCATCGCCGCCAAGCACCACGGCATCCCCTTCTATGTGGCTGCCCCCAGCTCCTCGTGTGACCTCCACCTGAAGACGGGCCGGGAGATCATCATCGAGGAGCGTCCTGGCCAGGAGCTGACCCATGTCAATGGGGTCAGGATTGCGGCACCCGGTAAGCCATCCGCCCAGAGGGGGGCACCATAGGCCTGGGCACCTCTGTTGAGGCACCCTGACCCCTTCACAGGCAGCAGGTAGTAGTTGGGGTGTCATCAGCCTTCTGGGGCATAAGCTGCTCCTTCAAGCCATATTTTAGAGCAGACACGTCTTGGAGGTCAGATTCAAGGTCAGAAGATACAACTAATGAGTTGGGAAGCCTTGAGCGAATTGTCTTGctcttctccagctctgttttctcacctgaatAAGAAATAAGAGTACCACCTGGCCGAGTGCTTATGAGGAGACAGATATTTCTCAGCTTCCCCACACTTCCTGGCTGTGTAGCCTGGTTGCCTAAAATTCATCCCTAAGAGCCCCATGAGCTGTTTTCATGACCTACCTCATATACCCCAGGCGGTTCAGTGTAATTAACCCATGTGAAGtggagaacagtgcctggcccgcAGTGCTCCTTAAATAGTAACAAGTATGATCGAAAACCTTTTATAAAAAGGACCAGTTAGGGAGAGGGAATTTGGGACtgacgtgtacacactgctatatttaaaaatggataaccagcaaggaactactgtatagcacagggaactgtattcaatatcctgtgataaaccataatggaaaagaatacagatagatagataaataaataaataataaaaatagatacattaattctggaaaaaaaaatattttctcgtTATTTTTTTGGTGTCCCTGCTTTCCTGGAGGCTTAATTATTTAGCACTGATCAAAACCCATAAGACCATGGAAAGCAGAGTTGACAACCcactgtgcccctccccccaggaaaGCTGGGTAACACGGGCCAGGTGCAGTCTGGGGACCCCGATACTCTGCTCTGGCCAAGGATCACAGGAATGCAGACCCCAGGAGAACAGGTCTTCCTTCTGATTTTTCCAAGAGAAGCCTTACATTTGTTATATGTTTGAAAGCTCCCACACTTTGAAAGCTGGCAGCTAGTTCAATGGTCTTAAAAAACTGTGAACCAGAGAAAACAGAGTTTGCAGCCTCTTGTGTAAGAGAttgttattcattcagcaaatatttttgagcacctgGCCAGTGCCAGGTGACATGATAGGGCCGGGGAAACAGGAGtgaaaaaagacataaaactccctgccctcacagagctgacAGTCCGGTGGGGAGACAGATAACAAACGAGATAAATAACAAAATTCCAGTGTATGTTAGAAGGGGGTAAAGgctgaggagaaataaatgaggcACAGAAGGATGTGGGAAGTGTCTGTGCAGGGGGTGGATTAGACAGGATTATCTGTTCCCACcgagaaggtgatatttgagcaaaaACCTGAAGCCAGTGAAACATCAAGTCATGTGCGTATCTGAGGGAAAGcatccaggcagagggcacagcccatgcaaaggccctggggtggatTCTCGGAGTTTCCTAAAGAGATTCTTGGAGCAGGCACAAGTGGGTGGATGTATATAAGACTTTGAAAGCTTCTTCTTAGGCGGTGACAATCCAGGAATGTAGGGGGTCTAAATTCATTACTGGTATCAAAACCCATGCCTTCATGCACTTTTGGGGTGAGGATCTCTAGATTCTCAAGGATTCCCCAATCCCAAAAACCACTGTGAGTGAGACAGGTGACAATAGCTTGAGAACTTTCACTGAGCCTAATACCTGCCTTTCTtgcctcccccctctcccctgcaGGAATTGGGGTTTGGAATCCTGCCTTTGATGTCACCCCCCACGACCTCATCACTGGCGGCATCATCACAGAGCTGGGTGTCTTTGCCCCTGAGGAGCTCCGGGCAGCCCTAGGTGCCACGGTCACCCTAGATGGACCCCAGAAGTAACCAACCTAGCTGTCCATATCCTGCCcccattatttttataataaacttattGAATGGCCTGCCCAAAAGCTGACCTTTTTCCCCCAACCACAGTTCTTCCCAGAACACAGAAAGCAGACAGGGCCTTTGCATGGCTCTTAAGATCCCAGCAGCTGAAGTCAAGCTGCCTGAGTTCATATCCCAGTTCCAccgccttttctttttcttcttctttttttttttttttaaatttatttatttatttttggctgtgttgggtcttcgttgctgcgtacgggctttctctggttgcagcgagcgggggctactcttcgttgcagtgcacgggcttctcactgcggtggcttctcttgttgcggagcacgggctctaggcgctcgggcttcaatagttgtggcacacgggctcagtagttgtggctcgtgggctccagtgcgcaggctcagtagttgtggcgcacgggcttagttgctctgcggcatgtgggattttcccagaccagggtttgaacccgtgtcccctgcattggcaggcagattcttaaccactgcgccaccatggaagtcctcCACCGCTTTTTCTGTTGTGTGATCTTAGCCGAATCACTTCACCTCTCCatgctttcttttcctcatttacaaaatggaGACAATACTAGTACCTCCCTTTTTGGTTGCTCTCAGGGCTGGAATTAGGGTGACACCTCAGGTGCAAAATTTTAGAGGAGGTCCTGAGAAGCTCAGTAGTCAAGATAAATAATAGCTTCAtgcattatttttgaaaaatcaaaattaatgcaaaaacaaTCCATGGTGaacaaaatataaagatattaagTAGAATGAAACCCTGACCTTGCATATCCTGACCCTACTCCCTTCACTCCTGATACCAGCCCtcgttccaacaaaactttatttacaacatCAAGCAGCCAGTCCACAGACTGTAGTTGGACgatttgattttctttgttttaaaatattatttttgaatgttgaatatatttttatcttgatAACTGAAGTTTGGGGCACCCCTTAGATTTTGCACCAGAGTGCCTCACTTGCCTGACCGTGAGTCCTAGACTTGAAGTTTATGTATAAAGAGCATAAAACAGCATAAGTTTTACAAAGCAGATAAGCACCCAGTAAGTGTTAGCTTATCATTATAACCTTTACTTCGAAATTTTTGCGAAATGCTGGCTATCATCGACCGTCGTGGGTAGTGGTCACTTTAACTCTTTGCCACGTTGTATCCCGTGAGCCATTGCGCCCCCCGGTCCCACTGTATCCCATCATGCCCTGCATTTTTCGTCTGCGACCTCCCACAGCCCCGCCTCTTCCGGTGCATGACTGATCATGGCGCAGGGGCAGCGCAAGTTCCAGGCGCGGAAACCGGCGAAGAGCAAGACAGCTGCGGCAGCCTCGGAGCGGAACCGGGGCCCGAGGAAGGGCGGTGAGGAGCGGGCCGGGGACTGGGGGGGCGAGGTGGACCCGAGGTTCTCCGGCCTCACGAGAGCGCATCTCTCCCCAGGTCTTGTTATCGCACCCAAGAAGGCACGCATCGTGCAACAGCAAAAGCTGAAGAAGGTGAGTTCGAGCGTGTGGGAGGCCGGGGATGGAGAACTCCCAGTGctgtgagcttcagtttcctcccatGTGCAGTGGGTACGGAAACATTACCTACAGTCAGTGAGCCTCCTAAAGCCACGACTGGCGCGCAAAATGTGTTCAGCACACATTAGCTGCTTTCGCTCAAATTGTCCTCGTTAATAGACCTCGAGAGGGAAGGCAGTCTGGGAAAGGGGTTGAAAGCCCCAGCTTTGCAAGAAGACAGTGCTGGGAGCAAAGCGCAGTTCCATCGACAGCTAGTATATCTTCACCCGGAGCTTCTTAAAGAAGAAATGGTTGTAGTGATAGCACTTTTCTCCTAGAGTTGTAAGGATTCAATGCCATAGGACACCTGTAAAGCCCTGAGAACAGCACAGGGCTGAAATAAATGTCTTTGTGGTTGTTTTTAAGTGTAGCTTTTTCGTGTGCAGGTGAATGGGGTTGATCTTTTAAAGAAGTTGCAAAGAGATTTTTGTTAAGGTtggaaagagaagttacaaagaGATCTGGTGGAGTCAGACGTGAATTCTAATTGTACAACACATACTAACTCACCCTATAATCTTGAGCAAGTTGTTTAgagcctcagttttttgttttttgttttggctgcactacACAGCTTTcagtagttccccgaccagggattgaacccatgccccctgcagtggaagacagtatcttaaccactggatcgccagagcctcagttttcttagaCCTGGGTACCCAGCAACCTGCTTACCTCCATGTCGCAGCCAGAGGGGGAAGGTGTCTCATGGGCATCTCAAGCTCAGTACGTCCAGAACCAGGCTCCTGATCCTCTCCCCACTGTGCTCCCCGACTCCACCATGATCCTGCCACAGTCTCTCCTTCCAGATACTCTGGATTCCCCCTTTCTCTCACATCCAGGTTGGATCTCGTCCTTTTTGCCTTCAGGATTAATCTAGAATCCACCCACTTCCCACCTCTCTGACCCCCCAACCTGGTCCCATCCCATCATCTCCCACCTGGACCAGGGCAGTCACATCCTCCCAGATCTCCTGGCCCCGCCATTCCCCATAGCAGCCAGAGGGCACCTGTGAGCACCTGAATCAGGGCACTtgcctcctctgctcagaaccctcgGTGGCTCCCACCTCACTCAGGAAGAGCCCAGGTTCTCCCCACAGCCCACAGGACCCAGCACACTCTGCTCCTATCTTTtccctgccctcacctcctccctctctccctccagcctCACTGGCCCCTTAACTGCTCCTTGTCCCACCTCAGAACTTTTGCACTAGCTGTTTCCTCCACCTGGATTCTTCTCCCAGAAATCTACACGGCTTCCTTCCTCCAAGTCAAGTCTGGCTGCAAGCGCTGCTTCTGAGCAGCTATCCGTGATGGcaacctcaccccacccctcacTCATCATCCcttgtatgcttttctccataGCAGCACTTATCATCTGTCATCCTTCAACAGTTtaccagagggacttccctggcggtccagtggttaagactctgcgcttccactgcagggggcgccggTTCCGGTTCCGGTtccgatccctagttggggaacggaagatcccgcatgccactgggcgtggccaaaaaaaaaaaaaacagtttaccaGAGTGTGTCACTGACAGCTGTGTTGTCCACACACACTGAATGtcagcttcatgagggcagaggtttttctgtgtctttgctgttgtttccctTGCGCCCAGGCCTGTGGTGACGGTCATGGTTGTCATGGTCATTGAAACTCATAGGCAGGGCAAGGGAGCAGTTTAGGTAATATGATTAAACTACCAGTTTTGGACCCAAACACTTGGGTTCTGATTCCTGTGCCTTTACTTGCCTACACCCCTATTTCTCAGAGCCCCAGTTCACCATTAGCAAAGCAGAGACAAGAGGAGGCTGCCCGCTTGGAGGCTGAGGCTGGAGACTCTGGGCGTGCTGGGTTCCAGTCTCCCATCACTCACATGATTTGGGAATCCTGGGCAAGTGCCTCCTCACTGcaggtgcctcagtttccccagctgtaaaatgggaatgggcAGAGGTTTAGAAGCTGAGATCCAGAGATGAGAAGGGGTTTTTCGGTGTGCAGTGTTCCCAGAGTATGGGGCAGAAGCAGGGCTTAACCCCCAGCCACCAGACTCTCAGGTGTTGTTTCGGGGGGAGTTGCTGATCCAGCCCCTTGTGAGCTCACAGGAGAAAGGGCAGCAGACCAGGCCCTCCCTCCCGCCTCAGGTCCCAGTCTGATTGTGCCACGGTTGCTCCCTCAGAACCTGGAGGTCGGGATCCGGAAGAAGATCGAACATGATGTGCTGATGAAAGCCAGCACCAGTCTGCCCAAGAAGCTGGCCCTGTTGAAGGCCCCCACCAAAAAGAAGGCAGCAGCCCCTTCCTCCACCAAGACGCCTTCCTAAGGATGCAGCCCAGCAGAGGCCATCACCGCAACCCTCTCTGTGCTCAGACCTGTGCAGGGAGGCAGGACCATGCTCCCCAGAGCCTTGGGTTGCGCCTCAAACTTTACTGGGGGCCTGGCCCGTCAGCAGGTGATCAGCAGGTCAGAAGTGCACCGACTCGCTTCCCAGGGTGCCAAGGCCAAGCGCAGGCCAAGGCCAGGAGGATGCCTTCACCAGCTTcctgtgtccccctccccctccccacatcctgtcTCCACTGGTTTAACCCGGAGCAATAAACCTGACTTTGTCATTCCTCCCACGGTTACATGTTCCTGTGAGCTCACATGTTCCTGTGAGCGGGAcatgctggggcctggggccaggTGCCGCGACCGGGTCATCCCCAGCAGTTTCCACAGGAGACTAGCCACGTGCCAGGGAAGGACGAATGGGCTTCTGCACCTCCAGCGTGGGAACCAGGGGAgagttttctttcctcctgccttGGGTGACTCACCTACATACCCTCCACAGACGTGCCTGTGTCACCCCCTCTGCCGGGGACCGGCCAGGCAGCCTAGGGAGTCACTTTCCCATCTGCAGGACAGGTACTGACACCACCTTGTAGAGTCAAAATGCTGATTAAACCAGAATGTGCTTATAAACTTCTCAGTGCCACCtcgatctttaaaaaaaagtcataagtCATAACAGCAAGTACGAAGCACTGCCTGTGGCCCAGGCACTGCTCTGGTGCTTTCCACACATCACCCCAGTCCTCATGATGCCCAGGTCAGGTCACATCATTAACATTCCAGAGCAGGAACTTGAACCCAGCACTGGCAGAGCCCCAGTATGTGCTTTCAGCTGCCCATCTGCTGCCTCTCTTAACAGACCaagtttctgttctgttccatccTGGGCTCCCCTCCCCTAAAACCTCAGCTGTGCCTGTGGGATCGGCCAGGAGCTCTTCTGGTCTGaggtccttcctccctccctctgatgGGGGTGTGGGGAGCAGGTTACAGCTCAGGGACCAGGCAGGCAACAGTCTGGGTGGTGCTGAGCCGCTGTCTTTGCGGTGGCTGTTCCCCCGAGGTGGGTGACTAAACTCCCAACATTTTCTAAAAAGCAAGGGACaaccactgtggaagacagtttggtggctCCTCGGTAAGTTCAGGCtggagttaccatgtgacccagccgTTGCCCACCAGGCACACACCCCAAGGGATCGAACATAGACTCAGTATCTCGTACACGTACGTTCACAGCAGCACCAGTCACAGTCACCCAAAGGTGGTAGCAACCCAAATGCTgccaacagatgactggataagcAAAGTGTAGTTTGTCCAcaggatggaatattattcagccataaaacagaatgatacAGTTCACCATgggtgaactttgaaaacattatgaaagaagccagacacaaaaggccacataatgtgtgattccattcatgtgaaatgtccggaagaggcaaatccatagcGACAGTGGTTCTCTATGGGGTAGCAGGGACTGGGGGGGCGGGGCAATGGGGAGTGACAGCAAGTGGGTATGGGGTCATCTTTGGGAGGTGATAAGGTTTTGCAACTAAAGTTGGTGGTTGCAAGCGTTGTAAATgtgctaaatgccactgaattatacccTTCTAAATGGTGAATTTTCCATGTGAGTTTTAACCCCCGGAAAAGGCAGGAAGGGTAATTTcacatgcaaaaaacaaaaaaaaaaatgctgatttacatctgaaaaacacaggaaTTGTGGCAGCAGAGCCCTAATTTGATGGCGAGACTTCACAGTTTGGAGTTGTCTGGGGCCTGGGGCTCAGGGTTTCTGttaaggggaggagaggggcgggGGATGGGGCCCAGACCCGGGACTGGAGGGCAGGGCTGCCACTTGGCTCTGTGATGCCCAGAGTATACCGTTCCTTGAGCCCCACCTACAGGACCTGGACCCTCCTGCCATCTGCCCACCTCACAGCAGTTTCTCCCCTAAGCAGACAGCGAGTGACTTCTGCCCTTTAACATGGAGTCACTTTGCACGTTGGgcatttattgtgcacctactgCATGCCAACCTCTGGGCTAGGTAGAGCTGAGAACTGACATTCTAGTGGGGAGAACAGAAAACAAGGAAGCCCCAGGCTGCCCCCTCCAGACCCCCGCCTCCTCCCAGTCCCGCCCCCTGCCCTTTTGCACCTCctgttccctccccctcccaggtgTCACCTCAGAGAATCGTTCTCTGTCCCCTGCTTCTGGAAGTGGTCACTCTGTGTCACTCTCATCCGTTTTCTACTTTGCATCTTTGTTGTGTCTCCAACACCTGGAACAGCGCACAATAGTTGCTCCACGAACAGGTGTTcgttgaatgaaggaaggaaggaattgttTCTTTCTGCAAGGAACATTTTGCATCTCAGTAAATCAGTTCTGACCATTCAAAGCATCATCTCTATACAACACGCCCTTCCCTTCCGGGTTAGCTGGCTCATAACAACGTCTTTGAACGATTTCACAGCTCCATCCATGAATTGTAAGCAACTGATTGAGCAATACAGAACCACTCTTATCTGCTCATTCCGGCCCATGCAGCTGAGGTTCCATTGACAGCCCTCGTCCCCTGTGGAAAAACCAATTTGCCTCCATTCGCACATTTATTTACTCAAATAGTCTGATCTGTTGTAAAAGCGCCCGTTTTCCGGACTCTCTTTTGAACCTCGTGTAACATCTGCCTAGTTCCCACAGgagttcaatttaaaaatcttaacacGTGTTCATCTTTATTTGTCGGTGAGAGCCTTGATTGcacccgctttttttttttttttttttttttttttaaaggattttcttatttatttatttatttatttatttatttttggctgtgttgggtcttcggttcgtgcgagggctttctccagttgcggcaagcgggggccactcttcatcgcggtgcggggaccgctcttcatcgcggtgcgcgggcccctctctatcgcggtccctcccgtcgcggggcacaggctccagacgcgcaggctcagcaattgtggctcacgggctcagccgctccgtggcatgtgggatcttcccagaccagggctcgaacccg encodes the following:
- the C2H19orf53 gene encoding leydig cell tumor 10 kDa protein homolog isoform X1; the protein is MAQGQRKFQARKPAKSKTAAAASERNRGPRKGGLVIAPKKARIVQQQKLKKNLEVGIRKKIEHDVLMKASTSLPKKLALLKAPTKKKAAAPSSTKTPS
- the C2H19orf53 gene encoding leydig cell tumor 10 kDa protein homolog isoform X2, which codes for MAQGQRKFQARKPAKSLVIAPKKARIVQQQKLKKNLEVGIRKKIEHDVLMKASTSLPKKLALLKAPTKKKAAAPSSTKTPS